atatatttccattctcaatttatatatctaaaattcTTTTGCACTATTCTATGTGTTTTCCCTTTTATAACAATTCTTTATTAGTTTAATCTGCAATTTTGTGgccttttttttatctacatgAATATTCTATGCCCTTTGatctgtcttttttttcaaccaTTTTTATCTATTCTTTATTAGTTTTGCTCATTAATCtgcatatttttatcaaaatttatactgtATTGATATTGTCtatatatcataatttttaGGTTGTTTTTTAATCTGGTTTTTATTAGTTTTGCCCTTTTTGGGGCTTATTTTTAACTATTCTTtataagtttaaatttttttcttctcccTGGCTTTTTGAAAACAATCTGTTGTCATCAAACAAGCTATTacctttttcttttcaaatgtttctCATTTTGTCATATCGGGGTCGTTTATAGCTATTTATACATTATGGGTTTTGCTCACTGTGGAAAGccaaacaatgaaatataattatattctttaatgttaaatttaacaGATCATGAGAACGCGTATGGTACAAATACCCAGATGGTCTGGATTATATAgatatgagaagatgtggtatgaatgccaatgagacaacactccatcaaatcgcaatttataaaagtaaaccataatatgCTGATTGATAAAGAATTGATATAAAGGGAAAACACATAGAATAGggcaaaataattttaaatatataaaggcCACAAAATGGAGATTAAACTAATAAAGGAAAGAGAATAAAGGGGGTGTACATTTAAAAGGAATAGAGAATggagaaaatttaaaaaaaaaaaaaaaaaaaaaaaaagcaaaaaaaaatgtcttaaaatttaagataaaggACATGCAGACCCTGATTACTGAAACAAGAATTGAACAACCAACCTGCATGTTTATGTTGAAGGTCATTCTGTAGAACTGATATGGTTATTTCGTGTTGTTTTAAGTGACTGTATAGCTCCACCAATTTGTCGTTGTGATTTAATATCACATTTTTTAATTGGCTAACCGTTGTTTTAAGGCTCTGAATTTCCTGATTTACATCCGGGGTTCCTAAAgctttggaaaaaaataaagcaaaaatagCAACAAAGGCTAAAGATTTGAACTGGTTATATACCATATTGTCAATGAAAGTGTTATTGAGTTCaatcttattatatataatctAGCTATTGAACTTCTCTTGATAAGATTACATGTATTCCAACAGTAATGCTATTATGTATAAAGTTTCTAATGATAACACAAGCATGATATACTAATTTGTGctactttttttattgtgttaagCCTTTCCAATTGATATGTTATAGgttgtctttctatgttgtgatggtatactactgttttagaaaagggagaaggtttggtactattaaaacgTTTCATTCGTTGCAATTTTTtgcatctgtcctaagtcaggaatctaaagttcagtggttgtcgtctgtttatgtggttcataagtgtttctcgtttctcgtttttttatatagattagaccgttggttttcacgtttgaattgtttcacactAGTAATtgtttgggccctttatagcttgtgaGTTTAAGAACCGTGTTGaggaccgtaccttgacctataatggtttacttttaaaaatgtgacttggatggagagttgtctcattggcactcaaaccacatcttcttaatatATTAAACCTTCgaagtttgaaaaaaagttgtaaCATTGTTTCTGCTAAACGACGGTGATGTTTAGAAAACCTTTAACTTATAAAAGTGAGGCGAAAGATACCGAAGTGACATTCTAACTAACAAGTCTAAAGGAAATTGACAACACCATGCGTAAAAAgaccaacaaacaaacaacattgCACACacccaacatagaaaactaaagacttagcaaaaCGAACCGCACTAAAACTGGGAATTATCTCACTAACACGTACCCCGGAAGGGTAAGCGACGTCGCCACTGTCTAAGTTTTTAAACTGTTGTCATCAGTTTTGTCGATCGTTCCTTTCGAGGGTTACTTCGATCTTACGGACAGCGGACGTATATAGTTAGATATGCACATGTAATATATGTTAATTTTGTCCTTGTGTTGCCTTGGTTTTTGTATGGATAACAATTTCATTTCCATAACAAATCTCCTTATTCTTATAgctgattttcagaattttaaatgaatgtgaATAAAATGCCAATTTATGCGTCATTTAAGTCTTTGGTGGAAAGAATCCCCTTTTATCATGAGGTGATCTTAGGTGGTCCGGAAGTGACCTAACGGGAACTTTTGACTATGAACAATTTTTACTTGAGAATAGAATAGACAAGACTGATACTGAAATATACATCACATAcgttcaaaaatcaaaaatatcaaactgcAACACTGCAACACTGCAAACAAAAGCAACAGTAATCTCTTTTAAACAAGAGATGAGCCAAGGTGCTCTGAAAGGGTAGGCAGATCTTACTCCACATGTGTCACCCGTCATGTTTCCGATGCAAGTACAAACCAGGTAATACTCAAAATAGGTAGGTAGGttagatattattttttattattttttttttttggggggggggggggggatataaTTAAATCAATTGATGAATAAAAGGAAAATTCAGAATTTGATTATAAGAACAACCTACctcttatattatttatttttttaatgggCATACGTACGTCACTAGGAAAGTTCAAACGATCGCGGGACAAAAACTTTTTCCAGAGTGAGTCGATGTAGAAACAAGAAAAGGAATTAACACAGATAAGTTATATGAGACGAAAAAGCCACGTAGTTTTCTATGTCCTCTTCAGACTCGTATATTTCGATCATAAatcaatggacaaaaaacaaaatcggggtaacaaaccaaaaccgagcgaaacgcattaaatataagaggagaacaacgacacaacaccgaaacgcaacacacacagaaacggaccaagcatcagacaaaacaccacgagactaaccaatataacatgaaaaccaaatacatgaatttaaaaGTCTGTTCCAGATTAGGATGAAGGTCGACGTCTGCTAAAACCTTCTTCATTTGTATGttcctgtcctaagtcagaatcCAGTTTTTgtttcagtagttgtcgtttgctGGTGTGGTTCATTAGTGTTTctcgttggttttttttttttatagatttgatttgttttcctGTTCAAATGGTTTTTCAGTAGTCATCATGAGACTCCTGTAGCTTGCTTTTCGACTGGATCCAAAGCTCCATGTTAAAAGtcgtactttgacttataattatttactttttatacattatgactatatatatattgtcgcATATTTCTTAGGAATAACAAATTGTAGCTCCAAAATTTCAGCATCAAGGATGTTtgcttttcttgtttttgaaattgtaCCTCTGGTTTTACCTATTTATATGTAGTGCCATCAAATAATCCCCTTCTAACCCCGACttttcttgtattatttcattacatataatgTAAACATTATGAAAATGCTATAAAATCCTTGtaagtttttcaaatttatttagaaTTATTTCCCTCCAAATTTTCAATGTCTTATATTCCAAAACCAAGCACATGGatcctttatttataatagCTCACAGTTAATCATGTTTTACTCTAGATTAAGGACAAAACATGAAGTAACATCAGTTTTGGTGATACTAATACACTAAATCTTGTTTGTAGTTTGACATTTTGCGCTCCTTTATCGACATACTGTCCTATTTCTGTGTTAACGACATCAGAATGTTGATAACATACTGTcctattttaatataaaagacTTCAGAGTTTATAATGTTAAACATTGTGCAGACAGATAATATTGTTTGCTTTTGTAAAACTTGAACATCTTTTTAATGCATgacatctaaaataaaatgtactaattgtttacatagataaggccgttagttttctcgtttgaattgttttacattgtcttatcggggtcttttatagctgactatgcggtatgggctttgctcattgttgaaggccgtacggtgacctatagttgttaatgtttgtgtcatgttggtcttttgtggatagttgtctcattggcaatcataccacatcttcttttttataatttaaaaagaatgcTTGGAATGCACAAGTTACTAACATGTACGTATGGACTGCAGGGGCGAGTTCAGCTATTTTAAAAAAGGTGTGTGTGTGTTCCTAACCCAGTCAAAAGGAGTAGAAGCATTGGAATATTGCGTATTAGCCAGCCGGGCACATAGTCATGGATTACTAACAGGTTTTAAATGGAGAATGcaataatatagggttattgcataaatagtgcaatataaaattctactcagAACAATATTCTCCAATATTTATTGTAAAGCGTAATaacatttgaaagtaaaaatttgtttaaactaagattttgtcattgatgacgtcacgaatttttgaagatttattggtTACtgtctgtgggaaatattatattgctataaaattataacatttataacaGTAATAGCTTATAATTCATAATGATAGCAAATAAATGAAATAGGATACAccttaatatagaaaatataatagAGAAGAAAATGCAAAGGGATAtacaaaactcataaatcgtaGACAACTGAAACATCAAGGCTAAACACGGAAAACAAAGATTTGAAGGAGCAATACATTTCTGTTCAAGACATTGTATGTGTAGTACTCATGGCaaataaaacacatgttttacgaaaaataataaacttttatttatacatgaaTATCAGATCACAAATACGATGAAATGTTATGAATGATTTGAATGTCTTTAAACCAATGGATAACTGGCTTGTGTTGCAATACCGCACATATTTTTATCGTTTCTTGCCATTTCAAAATATCCTTTCATTCCCCAAGATGGACCCCAGCTGAAAGTAGAATTGGTACAGTTAATGTTACATCTATTTGACTATGAACAAACTTTTCTCACGCGACtggcatacaagtgagaggtttagctagctataaaaccaggttcattccaccattttctacattagaaaatgcctgtaccaagtcagaaatatgatagttgttatccattcgtttgatgtgtttggacttttgatttttgattttcctttttgaattttccttggagttcagtatttttgtgttttcacttttttctcGAATTAGTTTGATTCTGTTATCATCGACCtcattatatataagatatattctttgcaaattagaaatattttgtttgtcaatatttttactGGTATTCTATGCAGAAAAAGCTGAGTACTTCGGATTAGCTGAACAGAGAGcctatttcgtttttttttacatttttcttttgtatctAGTTTGTCAAACTACCATATAAATTTATCAAGATTAGAGCGTGTTCAAAATATGTATCTGTATACCTtgattaataaattatataataaatacataaaataatatgtcGTTTGTTTGTGAGATAAACGCTATCATTTACTACTCGTG
The nucleotide sequence above comes from Mytilus trossulus isolate FHL-02 chromosome 5, PNRI_Mtr1.1.1.hap1, whole genome shotgun sequence. Encoded proteins:
- the LOC134717611 gene encoding uncharacterized protein LOC134717611 is translated as MVYNQFKSLAFVAIFALFFSKALGTPDVNQEIQSLKTTVSQLKNVILNHNDKLVELYSHLKQHEITISVLQNDLQHKHAATTSGSVYIRWGRKDCPSNGTGIVYTGMGAGGHYANIGRNANPLCIPHDPEVGNKNTEAAYGAVTDRARAV